The following proteins are co-located in the Planococcus plakortidis genome:
- a CDS encoding pseudouridine synthase, whose protein sequence is MRIDKLLSHTGFGSRKDVKILLKSKAVEVNGETVRDPKFHVDEKTDEVAVSGEPVVYRDFIYLMMNKPQGVISATEDRFDQTVIDLLTEDEQRFEPFPVGRLDKDTEGLLLITNDGKLAHELLSPKKHVDKTYYARIDRPVTEEDIQAFKQGVTLDDGYETKPAQLCILNSAEESEIELTITEGKFHQVKRMFESVNKRVVFLKRLSMGTLELDETLELGEYRELTEDELTKLKQRK, encoded by the coding sequence ATGAGAATCGATAAATTATTGTCGCATACGGGCTTCGGTTCACGAAAAGACGTGAAGATTTTACTGAAATCAAAAGCGGTGGAAGTGAACGGCGAAACGGTGCGCGACCCAAAGTTTCATGTCGATGAGAAAACGGATGAAGTGGCGGTCTCAGGTGAACCGGTCGTCTATCGTGATTTCATCTATCTGATGATGAACAAGCCGCAAGGCGTCATCTCGGCGACGGAAGACCGCTTCGATCAAACCGTCATCGATTTGCTGACGGAAGACGAACAGCGCTTCGAGCCGTTTCCGGTCGGGCGCCTTGATAAAGATACGGAAGGGCTGCTGCTGATCACAAACGATGGCAAATTGGCCCACGAGCTATTGTCGCCGAAAAAGCATGTCGATAAAACGTATTACGCGAGAATCGACAGACCCGTGACGGAGGAAGACATACAGGCATTCAAACAAGGTGTCACGCTTGATGATGGTTACGAGACAAAGCCCGCACAGCTGTGTATTTTGAACAGTGCGGAAGAGTCCGAAATCGAATTGACCATTACGGAAGGGAAATTTCACCAAGTCAAGCGCATGTTCGAAAGCGTGAATAAGCGAGTGGTGTTCTTGAAACGTTTGTCGATGGGCACGCTTGAGTTGGACGAAACGCTTGAGCTTGGGGAATACCGCGAATTGACGGAAGATGAATTAACTAAATTAAAACAAAGAAAATGA